One Xiphophorus hellerii strain 12219 chromosome 1, Xiphophorus_hellerii-4.1, whole genome shotgun sequence DNA segment encodes these proteins:
- the pacsin1a gene encoding protein kinase C and casein kinase substrate in neurons protein 1a yields MSGSYDESAGADDTMDSFWEVGNYKRAVKRVDDGHRLCNDLMGCLQERAKIEKAYGDQLTAWSKRWRQLIEKGPQYGSVERAWLAVMTEAEKVSELHQDVKNNLLNEDVEKVKNWQKEAYHKQMIGGFKEAKEAEEGFKKAQKPWAKKLKEMEAAKKTYHMACKEERLAAAREANGKTEASVTPDQQKKLHEKVDKCKQDMQKAKEKYEKSLEELSKCTPQYMECMEQVFDQCQQHEVKRLTFLKEALLDIKRHLNLTENQSYVTVYRELERTIQAISTQEDLRWFSNNHGPGMPMNWPAFEEYNPDQAAAPPKKKKPDGAPPTPSTDHVAPPGDRSSVSSYDKNQAYSAEWSDDEQPTAYSGNENGGNRNSFEDDSSTGKGVRVRALYDYDGQEQDELTFKAGDEFTKTEDEDEQGWCRGRLDSGQEGLYPANYVEPI; encoded by the exons ATGTCTGGCTCCTACGATGAATCTGCAGGTGCTGACGACACCATGGACAGCTTCTGGGAG GTGGGGAACTACAAACGTGCTGTCAAAAGAGTTGATGATGGCCATCGGCTCTGCAATGATCTTATGGGTTGCCTGCAAGAACGTGCCAAGATAGAAAAAGCTTATGGTGATCAGCTAACTGCCTGGTCCAAGCGATGGAGGCAATTAATTGAAAAAG GTCCACAGTACGGCTCCGTGGAGAGAGCCTGGCTTGCGGTTATGACAGAGGCAGAGAAAGTGAGTGAACTGCACCAAGACGTGAAAAACAACCTGCTGAATGAAGATGTTGAGAAAGTGAAGAATTGGCAGAAGGAGGCATATCATAAGCAAATGATTGGAGGCTTCAAGGAGGccaaggaggcagaggaaggcTTTAAAAAGGCTCAGAAACCATGGGCCAAAAAGCTCAAAGAG ATGGAGGCAGCTAAGAAAACGTACCATATGGCCTGCAAGGAGGAGAGGCTGGCTGCAGCCCGAGAGGCCAATGGCAAGACGGAGGCTTCTGTCACACCAGACCAGCAGAAGAAACTTCACGAGAAAGTGGATAAATGCAAACAGGACATGCAAAAA gCTAAGGAGAAGTATGAGAAGTCTTTGGAGGAGCTAAGCAAGTGCACTCCTCAGTATATGGAGTGCATGGAGCAGGTGTTTGACCAGTGCCAGCAGCATGAAGTCAAGAGGCTAACTTTCCTCAAGGAGGCCTTGTTGGACATAAAACGCCATCTTAACCTCACTGAGAACCAAAG CTATGTCACAGTATACAGAGAACTGGAGCGCACGATTCAGGCCATAAGCACACAAGAAGACCTGAGGTGGTTCAGCAATAATCATGGCCCAGGGATGCCCATGAACTGGCCAGCATTTGAG GAGTACAACCCAGACCAAGCAGCTGCTCctccaaagaagaagaaaccagaTGGAGCCCCACCCACTCCAAGCACTGACCATGTGGCTCCCCCTGGTGACCGTAGCAG TGTGAGCAGCTATGACAAGAACCAAGCTTATTCGGCCGAGTGGTCCGACGACGAGCAGCCCACTGCATACTCCGGCAACGAAAATGGTGGAAACAGAAATTCGTTTGAAGACGATTCCAGCACTGGGAAAGGCGTCCGTGTTCGCGCCCTCTATGACTATGATGGCCAGGAGCAGGATGAGCTCACCTTCAAAGCAG GTGACGAATTCACCAAGACGGAGGATGAAGATGAGCAAGGCTGGTGCAGAGGTCGTTTGGACAGCGGCCAGGAGGGACTGTACCCGGCCAATTACGTGGAGCCAATCTAG